The genomic DNA GCCCAACCTGACCGCGCTGGAGAATGTGGAGCTGGCGGCCCAGATCAGCGATGAGCCGTTGAATATCAAAGAAGTGATGGAAGCGGTGGAACTGGGGCAGCGGCTGGACAATTTCCCGGCGCAGCTCTCCGGCGGCGAACAGCAGCGGGTGGCCATCGCCCGGGCCGTGGCCAAGAACCCGTTATTGTTGCTCTGCGATGAACCCACCGGCGCTTTGGACTACCAAACCGGCAAATCCATTCTCAAACTGCTCGCCAAAGTCAACCGGGAAATGAACAAGGCGGTGATGCTCATCACTCACAACGCCGCATTGGCGGCCATGGCCCACCGGGTGATCCGGATCAAGAATGGCCGGGTCGAAGGGGTGGCCCGCAATGACCATCCCGAGCCGGTGGAAAGGATCGAATGGTGATGGGACTGCTGTTCAAAAAATTATGGCGTGACGTCAAGGAAGCCAAAGGCCAGTTCGTCTCGATCCTAGTCGTGATCGTCATCGGCGTGCTGTTTTACACCAGTCTGAACTCGACCTTGCGCAATCTGCGTTTCACCAGTGAACGCTATTTTACAGCCTACCGTCTGGCCGATCTCTGGATCAGCTTTCAAAAAGCCCCGGAAAACGTGGCAGGGCGGATCCGCAGCCTGCCCGGAGTGAAGCTGGCCAGTGGCCGGGTGGTGAAGGACCAGCAGATCGAGATCGCCGGACATGACGCCATCATCCGGATCATCACCCTGCCGGATCGCCGCAGCGAGGTCGTGAACGATGTCATGCTCAAAGCCGGCCGTTATTTCTCGGAAGGCGAGAGCAATCAGTGCCTGGTTTCCGAGGCTTTCTTCCGGGCGCAGCGCTTGCGGTTCGGCTCCTATCTGGAACCGATCATCAACGGCAACCGGGTCAAACTGAAAGTGATCGGCGTGGTCAAGAGTCCCGAGTATGTTTACGAACTCCGGGACGGCAGCGAGATGATCCCCGATCCGGACCGTTTTGGCATCGTCTATCTGAAGCAGTCCTACGGTCAGGCGATGCTGGATTTTAACGGCTCCTTAAACGAAGTGTCGGTGCTCCTAAAAGACGGGGTCGACCCCGAGCCGGTCCGGCGCAAGCTCGAGAAGACCTTGGAGCGTTACGGCTTGATCGAGACGACCTTAAAAAAGGATCAACTCAGTTATAATACGTTTTCCGGTGAGATCGAACAGTTGACCGCGCTCAGCGGAGTCTTCCCGATGATCTTCCTGCTGGTGGCGGCGGCGATTATTTACATCACCATGACCCGGATCATCGAGAACCAGCGGCTGCAGATCGGCACCATGAAAGCTTTGGGTTACGGAAACGGAGCGATCATGGTCCATTATCTGTCCTATGCGGTGCTGGTCGGGCTGGCGGGCAGCATTTTGGGTTCGGGGGCCGGTATCTACCTCGGCGGACTGCTGATGCAGGTCTATAACGAAGTCTATCAATTGCCCCTGGAACAGATGAAGATTCATTACGATCTGATCCTGCCGGCATCCCTGCTCACACTGTGCTTTTGCCTGCTGGCCGGGTACAATTCCTGCAAAAACGAGCTCAAGCTGCCGCCGGCCGAATCGATGCGGCCGAAAGCGCCAAAGTCGGGAACCAAAACCTGGATCGAGCGGATCGGCCCGCTATGGCGGAATTTCAGTTTCAGCTGGAAGATCATCCTGC from Hydrogenispora ethanolica includes the following:
- a CDS encoding ABC transporter permease, whose translation is MGLLFKKLWRDVKEAKGQFVSILVVIVIGVLFYTSLNSTLRNLRFTSERYFTAYRLADLWISFQKAPENVAGRIRSLPGVKLASGRVVKDQQIEIAGHDAIIRIITLPDRRSEVVNDVMLKAGRYFSEGESNQCLVSEAFFRAQRLRFGSYLEPIINGNRVKLKVIGVVKSPEYVYELRDGSEMIPDPDRFGIVYLKQSYGQAMLDFNGSLNEVSVLLKDGVDPEPVRRKLEKTLERYGLIETTLKKDQLSYNTFSGEIEQLTALSGVFPMIFLLVAAAIIYITMTRIIENQRLQIGTMKALGYGNGAIMVHYLSYAVLVGLAGSILGSGAGIYLGGLLMQVYNEVYQLPLEQMKIHYDLILPASLLTLCFCLLAGYNSCKNELKLPPAESMRPKAPKSGTKTWIERIGPLWRNFSFSWKIILRNLFRYKRRALLTSIGIICATALLLTAVGLNDSIGFLVDQQYSTIQRYDLKATFDTMLAPAELSYIRSLPHVTRMEPVTEIGVEIRHGWRTKKAGLTGLIRDSRLYRVVDRSGAPVTIPAGGVLIPEKLGQILGAGLGDVVQLRPLWPGRNEERYQKEVWIKGVVSQYVGQSVYSLPDFCGRLLEEDQIANGVMLQLDHPGEQAKVIAKLKEMPTVAAIQSRSDAVANLQEALQQSAFSIGFMILASGALAFAVIYNITTINIFERRRELATLKVLGFTNPEMRQLIFNENLIITALAAGAGLLLGRSLLNWIVVESATDNMSFPAILNQSSYLVALVLIFAFTVSANLILMRKVHAVNMVEALKSSE
- a CDS encoding ABC transporter ATP-binding protein; its protein translation is MDENEIIRLDDVTKEYRVGEVSIRAAAGISFAVNRGELTVVLGPSGAGKSTVLNIIGGMDRPTSGAIWVDGKNIAAYSDRELTLYRRKQIGFVFQFYNLMPNLTALENVELAAQISDEPLNIKEVMEAVELGQRLDNFPAQLSGGEQQRVAIARAVAKNPLLLLCDEPTGALDYQTGKSILKLLAKVNREMNKAVMLITHNAALAAMAHRVIRIKNGRVEGVARNDHPEPVERIEW